A region of Actinobacillus porcitonsillarum DNA encodes the following proteins:
- a CDS encoding TOBE domain-containing protein yields MLSSEILLTIKLNEHLFADPRRIELLRQIQKIGSISQAAKLADVSYKTAWDNIDAMNKLSPKPLLERNVGGKQGGGTRLTAYAERLLQLYDLLKQIQERAFTILHQEEVSLDNLLVATACSSLKTSARNQFFGTVSAIQIDGIYATVSIQVKGLPHPINAQITLKSYERLALSLEKEVMVMIKAPWVNLEYSSHSENVFSGKITHLQKQDDEVEVLINVNDIEFCATTTKPVMANIGETISFSIDPEQIILATL; encoded by the coding sequence ATGTTAAGCTCAGAAATTTTATTAACTATCAAACTAAATGAACACTTATTTGCCGATCCTCGTCGTATCGAATTATTACGCCAAATTCAAAAAATTGGCTCCATCAGTCAAGCAGCCAAATTAGCCGATGTCAGCTATAAAACTGCTTGGGATAATATTGATGCAATGAATAAATTAAGTCCCAAGCCATTACTTGAGAGAAATGTTGGCGGAAAACAAGGTGGCGGCACACGTTTAACTGCCTATGCCGAACGCTTACTTCAACTTTATGATCTCTTAAAACAGATCCAAGAAAGAGCTTTTACAATCCTTCATCAAGAAGAGGTCTCTTTAGACAACCTTTTGGTTGCCACCGCTTGTTCTTCGCTTAAAACGAGCGCTCGAAATCAATTTTTTGGCACGGTTTCTGCTATCCAAATTGATGGCATCTATGCAACTGTTTCAATCCAAGTTAAAGGTTTACCTCATCCGATTAACGCCCAAATTACACTTAAAAGTTACGAAAGGCTTGCCCTCTCTTTAGAAAAAGAAGTGATGGTTATGATCAAAGCGCCTTGGGTAAACTTAGAGTATTCATCTCATTCTGAAAATGTTTTTTCTGGGAAAATAACGCATCTGCAAAAGCAAGATGATGAAGTTGAAGTTTTAATAAATGTGAACGATATTGAATTTTGTGCCACAACCACAAAACCTGTGATGGCTAATATCGGAGAAACCATTTCATTTAGCATCGATCCTGAACAAATCATTTTAGCAACACTTTAA
- a CDS encoding ABC transporter permease: MSDIFSNIALLGALELGLIYALVALGVLISYKILDFPDLTADGSFPLGGAVCVVCILNQIDPWLATLFGMFAGAFAGVITATLYIGFKIEKLLSSILMMIALYSINLRIMGMPNLALLGEATIYDVMPIETDFQLALVRLAMAALVVIVAKILFDLFFSTQIGLAVRATGTNPRMAKAQGIAINKMTILGMAISNGLIALAGALYVQSNGGVDISIGVGTIVIGLAAVIIGEAIFSAKRIVWLTTAVIIGSILYRAFIALALNNETLNTIGFGPQDLNLITALLVVFVLVLPKMKQRWLASRGK, encoded by the coding sequence ATGAGTGATATTTTTAGCAACATTGCTTTATTAGGCGCATTAGAACTTGGGTTAATTTATGCCCTTGTTGCTTTAGGTGTGTTAATTTCATATAAAATTTTGGATTTTCCGGATTTAACTGCAGACGGTTCTTTTCCATTAGGAGGGGCTGTTTGTGTTGTGTGTATTCTTAATCAAATCGATCCTTGGCTGGCAACCTTATTTGGAATGTTTGCTGGGGCATTTGCTGGTGTGATTACGGCAACACTTTATATCGGATTTAAAATTGAAAAATTATTATCAAGTATTTTGATGATGATTGCGCTTTACTCCATCAATTTGCGTATTATGGGAATGCCTAATTTAGCCTTATTAGGCGAAGCGACCATTTATGATGTCATGCCAATTGAAACAGATTTTCAACTGGCATTAGTTCGTTTAGCAATGGCAGCGTTAGTTGTTATCGTGGCTAAAATTTTATTTGATTTGTTCTTTTCTACCCAAATTGGTTTAGCAGTTCGGGCAACAGGGACTAACCCTCGAATGGCAAAAGCTCAAGGGATTGCAATCAATAAAATGACGATACTCGGAATGGCGATCTCAAATGGCTTAATTGCTTTAGCCGGTGCATTATATGTACAGAGCAATGGCGGTGTTGATATTTCTATCGGCGTAGGGACAATTGTTATCGGCTTAGCTGCCGTAATCATTGGGGAGGCTATTTTTTCTGCAAAACGCATTGTTTGGCTAACGACGGCGGTAATTATCGGTTCTATCTTATATCGTGCCTTTATCGCTTTAGCTTTAAACAATGAAACCTTAAATACCATTGGATTTGGACCTCAAGATCTGAATTTAATTACAGCACTTTTAGTCGTTTTTGTGTTAGTATTACCAAAAATGAAGCAACGTTGGTTAGCCTCTCGGGGGAAATGA